One Streptomyces mobaraensis NBRC 13819 = DSM 40847 DNA segment encodes these proteins:
- a CDS encoding DNA polymerase beta superfamily protein, with the protein MRDSDTAVLRAAGLPTADLSPVLAEPGHPLVFATVSGAHLYGFPSRDSDVDLRGVHLLPVADLIGLREGEETVTRMGVRDGVEMDLVTHDLRKFARLLLRRNGYVLEQLLSPLVVRTSAVHAELTALAPAVLTSHHAHHYRGFAGTQWRFFERTGELKPLLYTFRVLLTGIHLMRAGEVVAHLPTLLGLVPDAPGYLPDLVAAKAEAEHGATGGLVDAARLAADVEALHAGLDAAQAASRLPETVAPAAYDALHDLVVRARGGVVG; encoded by the coding sequence ATGCGTGACTCCGACACGGCCGTGCTGCGCGCCGCCGGCCTTCCGACAGCCGACCTCTCACCCGTCCTGGCCGAGCCCGGCCACCCGCTGGTCTTCGCCACGGTCTCCGGCGCCCACCTCTACGGCTTCCCGTCCCGCGACTCCGACGTCGACCTGCGCGGCGTCCACCTGCTGCCCGTCGCCGACCTCATAGGGCTGCGCGAGGGCGAGGAGACCGTCACGCGCATGGGCGTCCGGGACGGCGTCGAGATGGACCTCGTCACCCACGACCTGCGCAAGTTCGCCCGGCTGCTGCTCCGCCGCAACGGCTATGTGCTGGAGCAGCTGCTGTCGCCCCTGGTCGTCCGCACCTCCGCCGTCCACGCCGAGCTGACGGCCCTCGCGCCCGCCGTGCTCACCAGCCACCACGCCCACCACTACCGGGGCTTCGCCGGCACGCAGTGGCGGTTCTTCGAGCGGACGGGCGAGCTGAAGCCGCTGCTCTACACCTTCCGGGTGCTGCTCACCGGCATCCATCTGATGCGCGCCGGCGAGGTCGTGGCCCACCTGCCGACCCTCCTCGGCCTGGTGCCGGACGCCCCGGGCTACCTGCCCGACCTCGTCGCGGCGAAGGCGGAGGCCGAGCACGGCGCGACCGGCGGCCTGGTGGACGCCGCGCGGCTCGCGGCGGACGTCGAGGCGCTGCACGCCGGGCTGGACGCGGCGCAGGCCGCGTCCCGGCTGCCGGAGACCGTGGCCCCGGCGGCGTACGACGCGCTGCACGACCTCGTCGTACGGGCGCGGGGCGGGGTCGTCGGCTAG
- a CDS encoding pseudouridine synthase, translating into MRSSGRNSGSGNRDNRGGGRSGGGRSGGSPRPSSGGGRAGGGRSGGGRYDAGRSEGGRYDGPRSDGRRDDRQEQRPRRPRPEERRYDVGPEGERSGGRGPSSGRGPSARGGAKGGPRRSPSAGADRRTAPARPRELDAKIEERNRERHNKPQVKLPKTFGEQEGERLQKVLARAGMGSRRACEELIEQARVEVNGRIVTEQGLRVDPEKDEIKVDGLTVATQSYLFFALNKPAGVVSTMEDPDGRQCLGDYVTNRETRLFHVGRLDTETEGIILLTNHGELAHRLTHPRYGVQKTYLAAITGPLPRDIGKRLKSGIELEDGWARADDFRVIQQTGKNYLVEVTLHEGRKHIVRRMLAEAGFPVEKLVRTSFGPIALGDQKSGWLRRLTNTEVGMLMREVEL; encoded by the coding sequence ATGCGAAGCAGCGGCAGGAACAGCGGAAGCGGCAACCGGGACAACCGGGGCGGCGGCCGGAGCGGTGGCGGCCGGAGCGGCGGTTCCCCCCGCCCGTCCTCCGGCGGCGGGCGTGCGGGCGGCGGCCGCTCCGGCGGCGGGCGCTACGACGCCGGCCGCTCCGAGGGCGGGCGCTACGACGGCCCCCGCTCCGACGGCCGGCGTGACGACCGGCAGGAGCAGCGTCCGCGCCGTCCGCGCCCCGAGGAGCGCCGTTACGACGTCGGCCCCGAGGGCGAGCGCAGCGGAGGCCGCGGTCCGTCCTCCGGCCGGGGCCCCTCGGCCCGCGGCGGCGCCAAGGGCGGCCCGCGCCGGAGCCCGTCGGCCGGCGCCGACCGGCGCACCGCCCCGGCGCGCCCGCGCGAGCTCGACGCCAAGATCGAGGAGCGCAACCGGGAGCGGCACAACAAGCCGCAGGTCAAGCTGCCCAAGACGTTCGGCGAGCAGGAGGGCGAGCGGCTGCAGAAGGTGCTGGCCCGGGCCGGCATGGGCTCCCGCCGCGCCTGCGAGGAGCTGATCGAGCAGGCCCGCGTCGAGGTCAACGGGCGGATCGTCACCGAGCAGGGGCTGCGCGTCGACCCCGAGAAGGACGAGATCAAGGTGGACGGCCTGACCGTCGCCACCCAGTCGTACCTGTTCTTCGCGCTCAACAAGCCGGCCGGCGTCGTCTCCACCATGGAGGACCCGGACGGCCGCCAGTGCCTCGGCGACTACGTCACCAACCGCGAGACCCGGCTGTTCCACGTCGGCCGCCTCGACACGGAGACCGAGGGCATCATCCTGCTCACCAACCACGGCGAGCTGGCCCACCGCCTCACCCACCCCCGCTACGGCGTCCAGAAGACCTACCTGGCCGCCATCACCGGGCCGCTGCCGCGCGACATCGGCAAGCGGCTCAAGAGCGGCATCGAGCTGGAGGACGGCTGGGCACGCGCCGACGACTTCCGGGTCATCCAGCAGACCGGCAAGAACTACCTGGTCGAGGTCACCCTCCACGAGGGCCGCAAGCACATCGTGCGCCGGATGCTCGCCGAGGCCGGCTTCCCGGTCGAGAAGCTCGTCCGCACCTCGTTCGGGCCGATCGCCCTGGGCGACCAGAAGTCCGGCTGGCTGCGGCGGCTCACCAACACCGAGGTGGGCATGCTGATGCGCGAGGTCGAGCTCTAG
- the scpB gene encoding SMC-Scp complex subunit ScpB, which yields MSAGSGTEDETGTVGALPLGPALEAVLMVVDEPVTEEHLARILERPRRDIGAALRALADEYTAQGRGFELREVGGGWRFFSRPAYADAVEAFVLDGQQARLTQAALETLAVVAYRQPVSRSRVSAVRGVNCDGVMRTLLQRGLVEETGTEPETGAILYRTTNYFLERMGLRGLDELPELAPFLPEADAVEGDSQEGVPSFDPDAPDTEADDKTEL from the coding sequence GTGAGCGCTGGCAGCGGTACGGAGGACGAGACCGGGACGGTGGGCGCGCTTCCGCTCGGGCCCGCCCTCGAAGCCGTCCTCATGGTCGTCGACGAGCCCGTCACCGAGGAGCACCTCGCCCGGATCCTGGAACGCCCGCGCCGCGACATCGGCGCCGCGCTGCGCGCGCTGGCCGACGAGTACACCGCGCAGGGCCGCGGCTTCGAGCTGCGGGAGGTCGGCGGCGGGTGGCGGTTCTTCAGCCGGCCCGCCTACGCGGACGCGGTCGAGGCGTTCGTCCTGGACGGGCAGCAGGCCCGGCTGACGCAGGCCGCGTTGGAGACCCTGGCCGTCGTCGCGTACCGTCAGCCGGTCAGCCGTTCGCGGGTCTCCGCGGTGCGCGGGGTGAACTGCGACGGCGTCATGCGCACCCTCCTCCAGCGCGGTCTCGTGGAGGAGACGGGGACGGAACCCGAAACAGGTGCGATCCTGTACAGGACGACGAACTATTTCCTGGAGCGGATGGGCCTGCGCGGTCTGGACGAGCTTCCCGAGCTCGCACCGTTCCTCCCGGAGGCGGACGCGGTCGAGGGCGACTCCCAGGAGGGGGTCCCGTCGTTCGATCCGGACGCCCCGGACACCGAAGCGGACGACAAGACGGAACTTTGA
- a CDS encoding segregation and condensation protein A: MALSQVTDEFMAHLRAMGPDFDLDQTTEFLVVASTLLDLKAARLLPAAEVEDEADLALLEARDLLFARLLQYRAYKRIAAILEERMATEGRRHPRTVGLEPRFAELLPEVVLGIGPERFAALAVKAMQPKPAPQVYVDHIHAPLVSVREQAGVVIARLREAGEVTFGELAADAADSLTVVARFLALLELYRERAVALDQEEALGTLTVRWTGAEGGTPVVTDEFDREPEEPEEPKKTEAAE; the protein is encoded by the coding sequence GTGGCCCTCTCCCAGGTCACCGACGAGTTCATGGCCCACCTCCGTGCCATGGGCCCGGACTTCGACCTCGATCAGACGACCGAGTTCCTCGTCGTCGCGTCCACGCTGCTGGACCTCAAGGCGGCCCGGCTGCTGCCCGCCGCCGAGGTGGAGGACGAGGCCGATCTCGCCCTCCTGGAAGCACGGGACCTGCTCTTCGCCCGGTTGCTGCAGTACCGCGCGTACAAGAGGATCGCGGCGATCCTTGAGGAGCGGATGGCCACCGAGGGCCGCCGTCACCCGCGTACCGTCGGCCTGGAGCCGCGGTTCGCGGAGCTGCTGCCGGAGGTCGTGCTCGGGATCGGGCCGGAGCGGTTCGCCGCGCTCGCGGTGAAGGCGATGCAGCCGAAACCGGCGCCGCAGGTGTACGTGGACCACATCCACGCGCCGCTGGTGAGCGTCCGCGAGCAGGCGGGGGTCGTCATCGCCCGGCTGCGGGAGGCGGGCGAGGTCACCTTCGGGGAGCTGGCCGCCGACGCGGCCGACAGCCTCACCGTCGTCGCCCGCTTCCTCGCCCTCCTGGAGCTCTACCGGGAGCGGGCGGTCGCCCTGGACCAGGAGGAGGCGCTGGGGACGCTGACCGTCCGCTGGACGGGAGCGGAGGGCGGCACGCCTGTGGTCACGGACGAGTTCGACAGGGAACCCGAGGAACCCGAGGAACCCAAGAAAACGGAGGCGGCGGAGTGA
- a CDS encoding ParA family protein: protein MPAQGRSPVGLHAVGSVAVQTFAAQQDIQSMTTAHPSMDGLHVNAMAGDRGGDPARLADYEEVPDGHFYDPDAEYEPDPEYAATLAPDAARQRRERIGPTGRPLPYFPIPGPLTDHGPAKIIAMCNQKGGVGKTTSTINLGAALAEYGRRVLLVDFDPQGALSVGLGVNPMELDLTVYNLLMERGMSADEVLLKTAVPNMDLLPSNIDLSAAEVQLVSEVARESTLQRALKPLMADYDYIVIDCQPSLGLLTVNALTAAHKVIVPLECEFFALRGVALLTETIEKVQERLNPELELDGILATMYDSRTVHSREVLARVVEAFDDHVYHTVIGRTVRFPETTVAGEPITTYASNSVGAAAYRQLAREVLARCHAE from the coding sequence ATGCCTGCGCAGGGCCGGAGTCCCGTGGGGCTCCACGCTGTCGGCTCCGTCGCTGTCCAGACCTTCGCAGCACAGCAGGACATCCAGAGCATGACGACAGCCCACCCGAGCATGGACGGTCTACACGTGAACGCCATGGCCGGCGACCGCGGCGGTGATCCCGCCCGTCTCGCCGACTACGAGGAAGTGCCCGACGGGCACTTCTACGACCCCGACGCGGAGTACGAGCCCGACCCGGAGTACGCGGCCACCCTGGCCCCCGACGCGGCCCGCCAGCGCCGCGAGCGCATCGGCCCCACCGGCCGCCCGCTGCCGTACTTCCCCATCCCGGGCCCGCTGACCGACCACGGTCCGGCGAAGATCATCGCGATGTGCAACCAGAAGGGCGGGGTCGGCAAGACCACCTCGACCATCAACCTGGGCGCCGCGCTCGCCGAGTACGGCCGCCGGGTGCTGCTCGTCGACTTCGACCCGCAGGGCGCGCTCTCCGTCGGACTGGGCGTCAACCCGATGGAGCTCGATCTGACGGTCTACAACCTGCTGATGGAGCGCGGGATGTCGGCCGACGAGGTGCTGCTGAAGACCGCGGTGCCCAACATGGACCTGCTCCCCAGCAACATCGACCTGTCCGCCGCCGAGGTCCAGCTCGTCAGCGAGGTCGCCCGGGAGTCCACGCTCCAGCGCGCGCTCAAGCCGCTGATGGCCGACTACGACTACATCGTGATCGACTGTCAGCCGTCGCTGGGCCTGCTGACGGTGAACGCCCTGACGGCCGCTCACAAGGTCATCGTCCCGCTGGAGTGCGAGTTCTTCGCGCTGCGCGGGGTCGCCCTGCTCACCGAGACCATCGAGAAGGTGCAGGAGCGGCTCAACCCCGAGCTGGAGCTCGACGGGATCCTCGCGACGATGTACGACTCGCGGACCGTGCACAGCCGCGAGGTGCTCGCGCGGGTGGTCGAGGCGTTCGACGACCACGTCTACCACACGGTCATCGGCCGGACCGTGCGCTTCCCGGAGACCACCGTCGCCGGCGAGCCCATCACCACGTACGCGTCCAACTCCGTGGGCGCCGCCGCCTACCGCCAGCTCGCCAGGGAGGTGCTCGCCCGGTGTCACGCCGAGTGA
- the ald gene encoding alanine dehydrogenase, with amino-acid sequence MKVGIPREVKNNEFRVAITPAGVHELVRNGHQVFVEKGAGLGSSITDAEYTGAGAAILDSADEVWATADLLLKVKEPIAEEYHRLRKGQTLFTYLHLAASRECTDALLESGTTAIAYETVELANRALPLLAPMSEVAGRLAPQVGAYHLMRSAGGRGVLPGGVPGTAAGKAVVIGGGVSGWNAAQIAVGMGFHVTLLDKDINKLREADKVFGTKVQTIVSNAYELEKAVVEADLVIGAVLIPGAKAPKLVTNELVAKMKPGSVLVDIAIDQGGCFEDSKPTTHAEPTFTVHDSVFYCVANMPGAVPNTSTYALTNATLPYIVELANRGWQEALSRDAALAKGLNVHEGQVVYGPVAEAHGLAHVELSALLG; translated from the coding sequence GTGAAGGTCGGTATCCCCCGCGAGGTCAAGAACAACGAGTTCCGCGTGGCCATCACCCCCGCCGGTGTGCACGAGCTGGTGCGCAACGGCCACCAGGTCTTCGTGGAGAAGGGGGCCGGTCTGGGCTCCTCCATCACGGACGCCGAGTACACCGGCGCCGGCGCGGCCATCCTGGACTCCGCCGACGAGGTCTGGGCCACCGCCGACCTGCTCCTGAAGGTCAAGGAGCCGATCGCCGAGGAGTACCACCGCCTCCGCAAGGGCCAGACCCTCTTCACCTACCTGCACCTGGCCGCCTCCCGTGAGTGCACGGACGCGCTGCTGGAGTCGGGCACCACGGCCATCGCCTACGAGACCGTCGAGCTCGCCAACCGCGCCCTGCCGCTGCTCGCCCCGATGTCCGAGGTCGCGGGCCGGCTGGCCCCGCAGGTCGGCGCCTACCACCTGATGCGCTCGGCCGGCGGCCGCGGCGTGCTGCCGGGCGGTGTCCCGGGCACGGCGGCCGGCAAGGCCGTCGTCATCGGCGGTGGCGTCTCCGGCTGGAACGCCGCGCAGATCGCCGTCGGCATGGGCTTCCACGTGACCCTGCTCGACAAGGACATCAACAAGCTGCGCGAGGCGGACAAGGTCTTCGGCACCAAGGTGCAGACGATCGTCTCCAACGCCTACGAGCTGGAGAAGGCCGTCGTCGAGGCCGACCTCGTCATCGGCGCGGTCCTGATCCCGGGCGCCAAGGCCCCGAAGCTGGTCACCAACGAGCTCGTCGCCAAGATGAAGCCCGGAAGTGTACTTGTCGACATTGCGATCGACCAGGGCGGCTGCTTCGAGGACTCGAAGCCGACCACCCACGCGGAGCCGACCTTCACCGTCCACGACTCCGTCTTCTACTGCGTCGCCAACATGCCGGGCGCGGTGCCGAACACCTCCACCTACGCGCTGACCAACGCCACGCTGCCCTACATCGTGGAGCTGGCCAACCGCGGCTGGCAGGAGGCGCTGAGCCGGGACGCCGCGCTCGCCAAGGGCCTCAACGTCCATGAGGGACAGGTCGTTTACGGCCCGGTCGCCGAGGCGCACGGCCTTGCGCACGTCGAACTGAGCGCGCTGCTCGGCTGA
- a CDS encoding tetratricopeptide repeat protein, with the protein METDNLAAVHPERVGPGVRPRRPDAPVTGVALTGAGLFTGRDRELKELRADIARTGLDTLSGRKPPRSRVLLIAGRPGSGRTALAEELARRLERDYPDGVLRARLTDADGTSVPTDRTARALLADLGATATAPAGAEEDELTAALRAALAGRRVLLLLDDASGAASVEPLLPDEPGCLVVAVARGPLTGVTDVRPCTLGGLETAAAVDLLEWFAGPTRITCDPMAASAVVEECAGQPAALVLVGGWLAAHPKMSVADAARRLRELPVPAGHDGTTGRPLARALWLAYEALPALNARILRLLALAPAGPADAHTASALAGCSVSAAQAALDDFVARGLLRPVPVDGVPGAPGALPPQYQVPGCLAPLLRALLETQDRPAEVELARARMLERVVRQLHSCRAAAELTDPSVRRRVAELPRPLRFPSARVAEEWLRSRLPALLAAARLAVEDGGLDTLARRLVSALTRALSAHLPPEEAGPEQYGLHRLVLDVADRREMALEKSAALLNLGDLDTGAGRVRMALDRYREALQAARACGDPYATSRSMESIAASYQELADWARATDWYRRALELRLTRGELADEARLYGRLGAVHALAGEWGEALRTWRAASAACRRLRDLPGHARALSEAAVALEHLGRPQDAVRTGLEAAEGARRAGDGRLEAAVRLRLADTLDRLADPAGAEAQRRTAEGLLREPAGPVGAVETAGPMGTAETVEADGAGGAVQA; encoded by the coding sequence GTGGAGACCGACAACCTCGCGGCGGTCCACCCGGAGCGGGTGGGCCCCGGCGTGCGCCCGCGCCGGCCGGACGCGCCCGTGACGGGCGTCGCGCTCACCGGCGCGGGCCTGTTCACCGGCCGTGACCGGGAACTGAAAGAGCTTCGGGCGGACATCGCCCGTACCGGCCTGGACACCCTCTCCGGCCGCAAACCGCCCCGCAGCCGCGTCCTGCTGATCGCCGGACGCCCCGGTTCCGGGCGCACCGCGCTCGCCGAGGAACTGGCCCGGCGGCTGGAGCGGGACTACCCGGACGGAGTACTCCGCGCGCGCCTCACCGACGCCGACGGCACCTCCGTCCCCACCGACCGCACGGCCCGCGCCCTCCTCGCCGACCTGGGCGCCACCGCCACCGCGCCCGCCGGGGCCGAGGAGGACGAACTCACCGCCGCCCTGCGCGCCGCCCTGGCCGGCCGCCGGGTGCTGCTGCTCCTGGACGACGCCTCGGGCGCCGCCTCCGTCGAGCCGCTGCTGCCCGACGAACCGGGCTGCCTGGTCGTCGCCGTCGCCCGGGGGCCGCTGACCGGCGTCACCGACGTCCGGCCGTGCACCCTCGGCGGGCTGGAGACCGCCGCCGCCGTGGACCTCCTGGAGTGGTTCGCCGGCCCCACCCGCATCACCTGCGACCCGATGGCCGCCAGCGCCGTCGTCGAGGAGTGCGCCGGGCAGCCCGCCGCGCTGGTGCTGGTCGGCGGCTGGCTGGCCGCCCACCCCAAGATGTCCGTCGCCGACGCGGCCCGGCGGCTGCGCGAACTCCCTGTGCCCGCAGGGCACGACGGCACCACGGGCCGTCCCCTCGCCCGCGCCCTCTGGCTCGCCTACGAGGCGCTGCCCGCGCTGAACGCCCGCATACTGCGGCTGCTCGCGCTGGCCCCCGCCGGTCCCGCCGACGCGCACACCGCCTCCGCGCTGGCCGGGTGCTCGGTCTCCGCCGCCCAGGCCGCGCTGGACGACTTCGTCGCCCGCGGCCTGCTGCGGCCGGTGCCCGTCGACGGCGTACCGGGGGCGCCCGGGGCGCTGCCCCCGCAGTACCAGGTGCCCGGCTGCCTGGCCCCGCTGCTGCGGGCGCTGCTGGAGACCCAGGACCGGCCCGCCGAGGTGGAGCTGGCCCGGGCCCGGATGCTCGAACGGGTCGTCCGCCAGCTGCACTCCTGCCGGGCCGCCGCCGAGCTGACCGACCCCTCCGTCCGCCGCCGGGTGGCCGAGCTGCCCCGGCCGCTGCGCTTCCCCTCGGCGCGGGTCGCGGAGGAGTGGCTGCGCTCGCGGCTGCCCGCGCTGCTGGCCGCCGCCCGGCTGGCGGTCGAGGACGGCGGCCTGGACACCCTCGCGCGCCGCCTGGTCTCCGCGCTGACCAGGGCGCTCTCCGCCCACCTGCCCCCCGAGGAGGCCGGGCCCGAGCAGTACGGGCTGCACCGGCTCGTCCTGGACGTGGCCGACCGCCGCGAGATGGCCCTGGAGAAGTCCGCCGCCCTGCTCAACCTGGGCGACCTGGACACCGGGGCCGGACGCGTCCGGATGGCCCTCGACCGCTACCGCGAGGCGCTGCAGGCCGCGCGGGCGTGCGGCGACCCGTACGCGACGAGCCGTTCCATGGAGTCGATCGCCGCCTCCTACCAGGAGCTCGCGGACTGGGCCCGGGCCACCGACTGGTACCGGCGGGCCCTGGAGCTGCGGCTCACCCGCGGTGAACTCGCCGACGAGGCACGGCTGTACGGGCGGCTCGGCGCGGTGCACGCGCTGGCGGGGGAGTGGGGCGAGGCGCTGCGCACCTGGCGGGCCGCGTCCGCCGCCTGCCGCCGGCTGCGCGACCTGCCGGGGCACGCCCGGGCGCTGAGCGAGGCCGCCGTGGCGCTGGAGCACCTCGGCCGGCCGCAGGACGCGGTGCGGACCGGCCTGGAGGCGGCGGAGGGCGCCCGGCGGGCCGGCGACGGGCGGCTGGAGGCCGCCGTCCGGCTGCGGCTGGCGGACACCCTGGACCGGCTGGCCGACCCGGCCGGCGCGGAGGCGCAGCGGCGGACGGCGGAAGGGCTGCTCAGGGAGCCGGCGGGGCCGGTGGGGGCAGTGGAGACGGCGGGGCCGATGGGGACGGCTGAGACGGTCGAGGCGGACGGTGCCGGGGGAGCGGTCCAGGCGTGA
- a CDS encoding NUDIX domain-containing protein, translating into MRIKDTAEEWRITATETPFVGNKTSARTDVVVMPDGTSVNRDYQVHPGSVAVLALDEQDRVLVINQYRHPVRHRLWELPAGLLDVPGENPLTAAHRELYEEAHVKAEDWRVLTDVFTSPGGCDEALRIYLARDLSDVEGERFEVAEEEADMEVARVPLADLVRGVLSGELHNTCLAVGVLALSAARAGDGIEALRPADAPWPARPFEA; encoded by the coding sequence ATGCGCATCAAGGACACCGCCGAGGAGTGGCGGATCACCGCCACGGAGACGCCGTTCGTCGGCAACAAGACCAGCGCGCGCACGGACGTCGTCGTGATGCCGGACGGCACCAGCGTCAACCGCGACTACCAGGTGCACCCCGGCTCCGTCGCCGTCCTCGCGCTCGACGAGCAGGACCGCGTACTGGTGATCAACCAGTACCGGCACCCGGTCCGGCACCGGCTCTGGGAGCTCCCGGCCGGGCTGCTGGACGTCCCCGGGGAGAACCCGCTGACCGCCGCCCACCGGGAGCTCTACGAGGAGGCGCACGTCAAGGCCGAGGACTGGCGGGTGCTCACCGACGTCTTCACCTCGCCCGGCGGCTGCGACGAGGCCCTGCGGATCTACCTCGCCCGGGACCTGTCCGACGTGGAGGGGGAGCGGTTCGAGGTCGCCGAGGAGGAGGCGGACATGGAGGTGGCGCGGGTGCCGCTCGCGGACCTGGTCCGCGGGGTGCTCTCGGGTGAGCTGCACAACACGTGTCTCGCCGTGGGCGTTCTCGCGTTGAGTGCCGCTCGGGCCGGGGACGGGATCGAGGCGTTGCGGCCGGCCGACGCGCCGTGGCCCGCGCGGCCGTTCGAGGCGTAG